A window of Mercenaria mercenaria strain notata unplaced genomic scaffold, MADL_Memer_1 contig_3569, whole genome shotgun sequence contains these coding sequences:
- the LOC128553184 gene encoding uncharacterized protein LOC128553184, producing MSDRNKQGVSHRHTITAKNIALIQEQYEKETKLREKSKTVLNGIIKPEQPENGDFISETDLEYEFLYSVSDDENGDHYSYQFDAYPAVPRSLTPVAPVDYDADYEACDHKAAFHGDRTDNGNRNKNNLKTARVKSATVVGSRKQKGCLSVRPTSASQTDEKKTGTTTNGLMRCQSNDEITKEVAFRDVDSVVSKSSSCRSKVSAENKTRSFERRKSITYDPDLEKASAYIHGGGKNFSRSNTSLSPVKYGMTHLQMNYTETNLETNQSVIFLDLLKNSHQRSQIRGEQIQNIERRLEAKRHNPHYSTSFYENKNIPDPFHRNAKKTARSVAQKQIERKEKIKQMTDEIHTGYVPTQLTMKIADRDEVEDIGNKCRYLRCHTPSS from the coding sequence ATGAGTGACCGAAACAAGCAAGGAGTTTCGCATCGGCACACAATCACTGCGAAAAATATCGCATTAATTCAGGAAcaatatgaaaaagaaacaaaattacgtGAAAAGTCGAAAACAGTATTAAATGGTATAATCAAACCTGAGCAACCAGAAAACGGTGATTTTATCAGTGAAACAGACTTGGAGTACGAGTTTTTATATTCTGTAAGTGATGATGAAAACGGCGACCACTACAGTTACCAGTTCGATGCTTATCCAGCGGTACCCAGATCGCTGACCCCGGTGGCTCCTGTGGATTATGACGCGGACTATGAAGCGTGTGACCATAAAGCCGCGTTTCATGGTGATCGAACTGATAACGGgaatagaaacaaaaacaatctgAAAACAGCACGTGTGAAATCTGCAACTGTAGTTGGTTCAAGAAAACAGAAAGGTTGCTTATCTGTGAGGCCTACGTCAGCTTCTCAAACTGATGAAAAGAAAACAGGGACGACCACAAACGGACTTATGAGGTGTCAGTCAAATGACGAAATAACAAAAGAAGTAGCTTTTCGAGACGTCGATAGTGTAGTTAGTAAGTCGTCTTCTTGCCGTTCCAAAGTCAGTGCTGAAAACAAAACTCGTAGCTTTGAAAGACGTAAATCTATTACttatgaccctgaccttgaaaagGCGTCTGCTTACATACACGGCGGCGGGAAGAATTTTAGCCGAAGCAATACCTCATTATCACCAGTCAAATATGGCATGACACACTTGCAAATGAATTATACAGAGACCAATCTAGAAACGAATCAAAGTGTAATATTTCTGGACCTTCTAAAGAACTCTCATCAGAGAAGTCAAATTCGCGGGGAGCAAATTCAAAACATAGAACGCAGACTGGAAGCGAAGAGACACAATCCACATTATTCTACATCATTTTACGAAAACAAGAATATTCCAGACCCATTTCATAGGAACGCAAAGAAAACAGCGCGGAGCGTGGCACAGAAGCAAATTGAACGCAAAGAGAAGATAAAACAAATGACTGATGAAATTCATACAGGATATGTTCCAACACAGCttacaatgaaaattgcagaTCGTGATGAAGTTGAGGACATAGGAAACAAGTGTCGGTATCTCAGGTGTCATACTCCCTCAAGTTGA